GGCTGTCGTCGCTCACGCTCTGGTGCCCACGTGCCGTGGCAGGGTACCGGCGACCTCGCCGTGCCGATGGGCGAGGAGGAAATCATCGACGATCTGGGTGCAGTCGGTGCGGGATATGGTGCGAAATCCCGTCATTCGGGCAAAGGCGAGTGGCCCGACAAGCTGACAGATCACCAACCCTGCGTCGAAATCGTCGAGCTCACCCCGCGCCTGTCCGCTGTGCAGTAAGGCATCGAAGGGTTGGCGGTACTGGTCGATCACGCGGGCCCGCAGGGCCCCCGAGGCCTGCTCGCCGGCAGATTGATCGGTCGTCGTCGGACCCAGAGCAAGCCAGGCCAGCACGGTCACATGCAGTGGCGCATCGTCAAACAACGTCGCTTGACGATTGAGCAACTCGATCAGCTGTTCGCGCAGCGTGCCCTCTGCCGGCGCCGGCGCGACAACCTGCGGCAGCAACCGCTCGAACGTCGCGGCCAACAGGTGCGAGGAACTCGCGAAATGGCGATACAGAGTGGCCCGACCCACCTTGGAGGCCTTCGTCACCGCATCGACGGTGACCGCCCCGATGCCACCACTGCTCAGCAACGAGCCGGCAGCATCCAAAAGGCGGTTGCGGGAACGGATCCGGCGGGGATCGATATCGTCGTCGTCCTCGTCATGGACGAAAATCGGCCGTGCGCTCAACGCTCAGTCACCGTGCCGTCCCGACCTTGCTGGCCCACGCGGTCCCACAAATCCACTCAGTTATGGTACCAATAGTTCCACAGCGGAACTATTGGTATTGGGGGTCGTGGGTGCTCGAATCACCGCCGAGTCGCCACGGCGATGCCGGGGACGCGGATTCATCGGCACCACAGCTGCTGCCCGCGCACACGGCGACGTGCATGGGCTGCGGCCCCGACAACCCGCACGGCCTGCAGATGGTGGCGTATCGCGCCGCCGACACCGTGTACGCCGATATCACCTTCGACGAACGCCACGTCGGGGCGCCCGGGTTAGCGCACGGCGGCGCCGTCGCCGCTGCCTGCGACGACCTTTTCGGCTTCACCCTCTGGATCGCCGGCACACCGGCGGTCACCCGCAGCTTGACCGTCGAATACCTGCTGCCGGTGCCGCTGCAGCTACCACACCGCATCACCGCGCACATCACCGCGCGTACGGGCCGCAAGCTGCATGTCAGCGCGACCGGCACGGGCATAGACGACATCACGCGGTTCACCGCCACCGCCGTATTCATCGCAGTGGACGCCGATCATTTCGCCGCCCACGCAGAGCTGGGTGCGTTCGGCGAAATGCTCGCACAGTTCCTGGCCGGCAGCGACATCGCCACTAATTCCCCGGACCCGCCGCAATGATTGCTCTCAGCACAGATCTGCCGATTCAATCCGGGTCCCGCGACGCGGAGTCGCCGCCTCGTGACCCGGTGCGCGAGGCCACCCCACCTCAGCGGGGCGCGCTCACAGATCGCCGCGAAGCGATACTGGATGCGGCGCTGCACGCAGCTGCACAGGGCGGCTACGACGCGGTGCAGATGCGCACGATCGCCAAGCGCGCCGGGATCAGCGTGGGCACCCTGTACGCCCATTTTCCGTCCAAGAACCACCTGTTGGCACACGCCCTGACCCGAGACTTCCAACGCCTCGCAACAAACCACGACTGGGCGAGCGGCCCAGCCACACCGGTTGGCCGACTCGAACGACTCACCAGCGTTCTGCACCGACAGTGGCAGCGCCAGCCGCTGCTCACCGAAGCGATGACACGGATTTTCGTGGTTGCCAACACCTGCGCCGCCGGTGAGCTCGACCACGCCGCAGCAGTCATCGAACGCCTACTCGCCACCGCTGTATGCGGCGGACCCCCCACCGCGGGCCATCACCGGGTCGCCGCGCTCATCGCCGACATTTGGCTGGCGAACCTGCGGGCATTCATCGGCGGACGCGCGTCCGCCGACGCCACCCGCGACCGAATCGACCGCGCCACTCGGCTCCTCATCGACCGCGCGAACTCCATCGACATTGCCTGCGCCACATCATGACCGACACCGACTCGATCGACACCGACTCGATCGACACAGATGCCGCAGTCGCGGTTCGGCACCGCCACGACAAGCCAACGCCGCCGGGTGAATACAGCGCCCGTCTCGCGTGGGTGGCCGCATTCGCGATACGGCACACAGCTCTGGTATTCGGCGTGTGGATCGGCGTCGCCGTCGTTATGGCGCTGCTGTTCCCCCAGTTGGAGACCGTCGTTCGCCAGCAGTCGGTGGACTTCGTCCCCCGCACCGCACCGTCGCTGCAAACGGTCGACCGGATGAGCGCAGCGTTCAATGAGCAGGGTTCGCGCACAACGCTATTCGTGGCCATGGAAGACCCATCAGGTCTGACCCCCACCGCGCAACAGCACTACACCAATCTCATCTCGCGGCTACGCACCGACACCCGCCACGTCGTACTGATCCAAGACCTGCTCGCCGACCCCGCGACCCGCGTCCAGGGCCTCAGCCAGGACCGCAAAGCGTGGTACCTAGCCGTCGGCGTTACCGGCACCCTCGGCGACACCGCCGCGGCCGAATCCGTCAGCGCCGTACGCGCCGCGGCCGCCACGGAATTCGCTCACACCTCGACCACGGTGTACGTCACCGGGCCGGCCTCCACATTCAGCGACATGATCGCCAGCATGGAGCACTCCCTGCTCTATATCTCCATCGCCACCGCAGCGCTGATCGCGCTGATCCTGATGATCGTCTACCGCTCGCTATTCACCGCACTGCTGCCGCTGCTGGTCATCGGCGTGAGCCTGGCCGCCGGCCGCGGTGTGCTGTCCGCGCTCGGCGAAGCCGGCATGCCGGTCTCCGAATTCACCATCGGCTTCATGGGCGCGATCCTCCTCGGCGCCGGCACCGACTACACCGTGTTTCTCATCAGCCGCTACCACGAACAACGCCGCGCCGGCAGACCCGCCGACCAAGCCGCCATCTACGCCACCGCCAGCATCGGCCGAGTCATCCTCGCCTCGGCCGCCACCGTCGCCCTGGCCTTCCTGTCCATGATTTTCGCTCGACTCAACGTGTTCGCCGCACTAGGACCGGCGTGCGCTCTAGCAGTGTTCATCGGGTTCGCGGCCACCGTCACCCTGCTACCTCCGGTGCTGACACTGGCCGCCCGGCGCGGCATCGGCGACCCCAAATCCGACCGCACCCGGCGCTACTGGAACAGCGTCGCCGTCGCGGTAGTGCGCCGCCCCGCACCGCTGCTCGCGATAAGCCTAATCATCCTGACCGCGCTGTCCGGGGTGGCCGCCACCATTAAAATCAGCTACAACGACCGCGCCGGTCAACCCGCGACCACACCCAGCAACCTCGGCTACCAGCTGCTTGATCGCCACTTTCGCAAAGACGTCGTGATCCGCGAATTCCTGGTCGTGGAAAACCCCACCGACATGCGCACCGGCAAAGGCTTAGCCGACCTCGACCAGATGGCCTCGCGCATCGCCCAACTCTCCGGCGTCACCAAAGTTTCTGGCGTCACCAGACCCGCCGGCACGCGACTAGAGCAAGCCCAACTGTCCTGGCAAAACGGCCAGATCGGCGACAAGATGGCTCGCGCCGCAGCCCAGGGAAACGCGAAAAAAGATGACCTCACCCAGCTCACCGACGGCGCCGACCAACTCGCCAGCGGGCTGACACAACTCGACACCACCCTGCGCACCGCCCTGGCCCCGATCACCGGACTGGTCAACAACATTCAAACAACCGGCACCAGCATCGATCAGATGCGGCCTCTGCTCCAACAACTGTCCTCCACCGCACCCGACATCGACCACGCCATCCAATCCGGCCCGGGAATCCGGCCCCTCGCCGAACAAGCCCAAAACGCCATCGCCACCGTGGACCCACTCGTGGCAGCACTGAACACCGCACCGTGGTGTGCCGCCACCCCACAATGCGCCCAAATCCGCGACCAGGTGCAGATTCTGGTCACTCTGCGCAACAACGGCTTCTTCGATCAGATCGCCGACCTCGGTGACCGCTACAACCCCGCAACCAACGCCACCATCACCGGCACACTCACCAAACTGCAGAACGCGGTCACCTCAATGAACACAGCGTTCGGCGCATTGGGCGAACCTACGGACATGGCCGCCAACATTCGCCGACTCCAAGCCGGCATCAGCCAACTCGCCTCCGGCGCCCACGCACTATCCACCGGAGTACACACGCTGGCCGACAGCAACATTCAAACGCTGTCCAGGATGAGCCAAATCGCCACCCAATTGCAGAACTCAGCACGCGCCGGCGCCGGATCAGATTCCGCCAGCGGCTTCTACCTACCGGCCAGCGCCCTCGATGATCACGAATTCGCCGACGTCGCCAAGCTTTTCCTCTCACCCGACGGCAAGACCGCACGCTTGAGCATCGAATCCAGCTACAACCCCTACAGCAGCGACGCCACCCGCCTGGCCCGCCAGATGGTCGACGTCGCCAACGCCGCCCGCCCCAACACCGCACTCGCCGACGCCGCCGTCTCTATCGCCGGCTTTCCCGCCGTTAACGCCGATATCCAGCGACTTTTATGGTCAGACTTCGCACTTCTCGCGGTCGCCACCCTGCTCGTCGTTGGACTGATCCTCATCATGCTCCTGCGGGCCATCCTCGCACCGCTCTACCTCATGGGCACCGTCGTCCTGAACTACACCGCCTCCATGGGCATCGGCGTCCTGGTGTTCCAGTGGATCCTTGGCTACGAAATCGCCTGGCCCGTACCACTAATAACGCTCATCATCCTGGTCGCCGTCGGCGCCGACTACAACATGCTGCTCGTATCGCGCCTACGCGAAGAATCCGGCAACAACATCCGCGTCGGCGTCCTACGCACCATCGCCAGCACCGGCTCCGTCATCACCTCAGCCGGACTCATCTTCGCCGCCAGCATGTTCGGCCTCATGGTCGGCTCGATTGCCATCATGATCCAAATCGGGCTCATCGCCGGCTGCGGACTTCTACTCGACACCTTCCTCGTGCGCACCCTGACCGTCCCCGCCATCGCCACACTCCTGCGCGAAGCCAGCTGGTGGCCCACCGGACCTCGAATCAGCGGTACCTATAGCCCTGTCGTACCACGCAAGGTTCTTTGCCTCTTGTCGCGGGCGCTCTGCTTCGGCCGCAGCTGTGTCGCAGGGCAGCACCGTTGACATGGCCGAGACTGCGGCCTACACGACTCGCATCAACAAAATGATCGTTATCGCAACCATTTCCAGGGCAGCACTCGGCCGTGCTGGCTGGGCGCGGCTAGCTGATCCCGTGGTAAATGCGGACCCATTCGCCGATGATCTTCACGCATTCTTGAATGCCGGCTTGGCCCAGGCTTTTGAGGCCGCCGAGAGCGGCCTTGCCCAGGAATTGGGTCACGCGCCGACCGGGGCCCTTGGGTGATGTGCAGTCAGCGTCGTCGTCTCTGATCGCCGTCTGCAGTTCGGCGACGTCCTCGGGCTGTAATCCTAACGTCGCCACAGCATTTAGCAGGCTGTCGAGGTCACCGGGTAGCACGGTGGCGAGTTGAACGGCGGCCGATCCGCCGAAAGCCACAGCAGTGCCCGGGCCACTGAAATAGTTGGTGATGATGTTGTTAATCGGGGCGGGGTCAACGGGGACTACTCCAGGTTCGCCCGCGTCGGGCAGGACTTGCTCGAGATCCAGTGCAAGGCTCAGCACCCGTGTTCTAACACTGTCGAGTACTGATGTCAGCAGAGCCGGTGATACCCGTTTATGGGCTGCCACCAAGCCGTGTAGAGGCGCGAACTGCTGTAGCTCTTTGAGTTGCCCCTTCCGCATCATCCCATTGATGAGGGCGATAACGTCAGTGGGCCAGAAGTACGACAACAGGCCGTCCGTCGTGGCGAGTCGCTCAAGTTCGCTCACGGACTCCCGCAGCTCGACTTCAAATGCGCCGGCACCTCGTAATCCCTCGGGGAACGCCGATGGTGCTAGCGGCGCATTACGAATCGTCGAGCCCCCGAAGCCCGACCATTCACTCAAGACCTGAGTCTGAAACGGTCCACGATATTCCGGCAGCGATGTCCCTGTCGGGTAGCCGGCCAATTCGTTATCGACCCAGTCGATCACTAGCGGTGTTTGAATCCGCGCAGCGACCACTTTGGTCATCCGCAGCAAGGACGCCAACGACGTGGCGTCCGCGGTTGCCGCGTCGATAATGGCGGAAAGTTTCGACACAGGAAAATCATCCCAGCACCCACCGACTTCTAAGCCGAAGGCTGCGGCTGTATTCGACAAAACTGCCGCCGCATCTCGTCGTGATCAACAATGAGCACCCTCCGGCGCTACCAAAGCGGAGGGTGAGCGCGCTGCGGACCTAGAGTTCGAGACAGTCGCCGTCCTGGGTTTGCTGGCGTTCGGCGGCGTGTTCGCGGCGGTGTTCGGCGTCGGCGACGAAGCGTTGGTAGGCGGCTTCGCGGCGGCGGGCTTGGGCGCTGTGTTGGCGCCACTCTGCGGTGCGGTTGGTGCGTCGTTCGTCGTTGCGGTCGAGCAGGCCGCGCACCACGGCGGGTAGCAGGGTGCGATCGGTGCGTTCAGCTTCGGCGTGCATGGTGCGGGGCCGGTCGTCCTTGGCCAGGATCATGCGGAAGTAGTGCGCGGCAGCGTATTTGTTGCCGCGCCGCATCTTGTGGATTTGGTTGCCGGCTGCGAGGGCGTTGTGTTCGTGATCGCTTTCACCGGTGATGGGCTGGTAGATGAAGGCGTGGTTTTCGTCTTTACCGCGGGTCATGCCGACGTAGGCCATGGCGCGGCTGGCTTGGTCGCTGAGCACGGTGAAGCAGGCCCCACGGGTGGTGGAGTTTCCGACCGTGATCCCTTGGGCCGCATGCAGGGTGGTGGCGTAACCGAGGGTGACGTGCTGGGTTCGGTAGTCGCCCTCGAACAGGACGCGTGCTTTGTCGGTGAGCCGTTCAGCCGCGATCTGGCCTTTCTCTTGGTCGACGATGACGACCCGCCACCGGTTGCCGTTGCGGACCTGGTCGATCCGGTCGCCGCGCTTGTGTCCGGTCCCGGGTGCAACCGCGATGCTGGCGTCGTTGTTGCGGCTGATGATGATGTCGCCGGCGCGCACGTCCTGGTCGCGCGCGACCCGCACCGCCGGGCGTTCGGTCGCTGGGTTGTCGCGGTGCAGTCGCAGGTTGATCGCGTCGGCGATTTCCCATTTGTCGCAGATGATCGCCGCGTCGTGGCCTTGGCTGCGCGCATCCTTATAGGCGGTGATCGCGTCGTCGGCCATGGCGATCGGGTCGCCGGTGTGTAGCCGGTCGTGGTTGCGGTACCAGCCGACCGCTTTACGCAGCCGGTTGCCGTGCCCGCTGCGCAGCGCGAGGGAGGTGTCGCGTTCCTCGGGTTCACGCATCCGCCACACTTCACCGAGACGCTGACTCCACGGCAGTTCACCGCACAGCTGCTCGAACATGCCGCCGCGCGCCTGCACGGGCGACAGCTGGTAGGCATCGCCGACGAGGACCATCTTGGCGTTCCCGTTGACCGCGCACCGCAGCAGCTTTTTCAGTTCCGGGGTGCCGACCATGGACGCTTCGTCGATCACCATCACGGTGGAGCGGTCGATGCGGAGTTGGTCGTCTTCGATCATCTTCAACGCCTTGGCCACGGTTAGTCCTTGGTCGCCGGCCTGATCGCGCATCGCCTCGTCAACGGCCTTGCCGGTCGGCGCGATCACCAGGACCCCTTTGTTGGCGCGGTGCGCGGCGGCGCGCAGCGATTTCAGCGAGTGCGTTTTGCCCGCGCCCGCGGGCGCTTGCAGCGGCTGAACAAGGTAGGGCGATTGCGCGATCGAGCGGATCGCGCGCGCCTGATCCGGTGACAGGTCACCCAAATCCGCGTCGCGCACATCGAGTCGGGTGCGCGGGTCGGCGCGGTCGATCATGTCGAAGATGCGGACCTCTTCGGCGATCACCGCGTCGACGGTGAACAGTTCGTGGCCTTCGCGGTGGTGCGCTTCGCGCGGCGCGGTGACGCGCATGCTGACCGCGTCCACGATCATGTCGATGTGCGCGCGCGGGTCACCGTCCGCGTCGACCGGGATCTGCGCGCCGACGAGCTCGACGATGTCCGCGCGGGTGAACGCGCTTTTGTCGATGCGCGCCGCGGTGCGCGCGAGCGCGGCGCGGCCACCCAGGATGCGCGGCGCGGCGCGGCGCGCGCGGCGCGCTTCGGTGTGCGCGGCGCGGTCCATTTCCAGGCCGCGCGCATCGGCACGCCACTCCTCTCTCAGTTGCGCCCAGGACTGCGATTCCGGCTTAGCGGGGCGCGTCGCTTTCTGCGCGGTCTGCAGTTGCTGCGCTGTCGGCTCTCCCTCGACGACGACGAGATTGTTGCGCGCCCATTCCCGCAGCCGCGTCGAACGCCGCGACCACGCCTTGATGCACGCCTTGGTGATGCCGGCGATCTCGGCCATGCCGGAGCGTTCGTCAACGTCGACCCACTCAACGCCGCGCTCAGCGTGCAACTCGTGGCGCAGCACGGCCTGGTAGATGATGCCCGCGGCCTTGGCTTCA
This genomic stretch from Mycobacterium paraterrae harbors:
- a CDS encoding RND family transporter; this encodes MTDTDSIDTDSIDTDAAVAVRHRHDKPTPPGEYSARLAWVAAFAIRHTALVFGVWIGVAVVMALLFPQLETVVRQQSVDFVPRTAPSLQTVDRMSAAFNEQGSRTTLFVAMEDPSGLTPTAQQHYTNLISRLRTDTRHVVLIQDLLADPATRVQGLSQDRKAWYLAVGVTGTLGDTAAAESVSAVRAAAATEFAHTSTTVYVTGPASTFSDMIASMEHSLLYISIATAALIALILMIVYRSLFTALLPLLVIGVSLAAGRGVLSALGEAGMPVSEFTIGFMGAILLGAGTDYTVFLISRYHEQRRAGRPADQAAIYATASIGRVILASAATVALAFLSMIFARLNVFAALGPACALAVFIGFAATVTLLPPVLTLAARRGIGDPKSDRTRRYWNSVAVAVVRRPAPLLAISLIILTALSGVAATIKISYNDRAGQPATTPSNLGYQLLDRHFRKDVVIREFLVVENPTDMRTGKGLADLDQMASRIAQLSGVTKVSGVTRPAGTRLEQAQLSWQNGQIGDKMARAAAQGNAKKDDLTQLTDGADQLASGLTQLDTTLRTALAPITGLVNNIQTTGTSIDQMRPLLQQLSSTAPDIDHAIQSGPGIRPLAEQAQNAIATVDPLVAALNTAPWCAATPQCAQIRDQVQILVTLRNNGFFDQIADLGDRYNPATNATITGTLTKLQNAVTSMNTAFGALGEPTDMAANIRRLQAGISQLASGAHALSTGVHTLADSNIQTLSRMSQIATQLQNSARAGAGSDSASGFYLPASALDDHEFADVAKLFLSPDGKTARLSIESSYNPYSSDATRLARQMVDVANAARPNTALADAAVSIAGFPAVNADIQRLLWSDFALLAVATLLVVGLILIMLLRAILAPLYLMGTVVLNYTASMGIGVLVFQWILGYEIAWPVPLITLIILVAVGADYNMLLVSRLREESGNNIRVGVLRTIASTGSVITSAGLIFAASMFGLMVGSIAIMIQIGLIAGCGLLLDTFLVRTLTVPAIATLLREASWWPTGPRISGTYSPVVPRKVLCLLSRALCFGRSCVAGQHR
- a CDS encoding TetR/AcrR family transcriptional regulator — encoded protein: MSARPIFVHDEDDDDIDPRRIRSRNRLLDAAGSLLSSGGIGAVTVDAVTKASKVGRATLYRHFASSSHLLAATFERLLPQVVAPAPAEGTLREQLIELLNRQATLFDDAPLHVTVLAWLALGPTTTDQSAGEQASGALRARVIDQYRQPFDALLHSGQARGELDDFDAGLVICQLVGPLAFARMTGFRTISRTDCTQIVDDFLLAHRHGEVAGTLPRHVGTRA
- a CDS encoding PaaI family thioesterase; translated protein: MGCGPDNPHGLQMVAYRAADTVYADITFDERHVGAPGLAHGGAVAAACDDLFGFTLWIAGTPAVTRSLTVEYLLPVPLQLPHRITAHITARTGRKLHVSATGTGIDDITRFTATAVFIAVDADHFAAHAELGAFGEMLAQFLAGSDIATNSPDPPQ
- the mobF gene encoding MobF family relaxase, whose product is MLTISRLSRWSIAYYEKTANEAKQASMDRVSAGGGLGEYYSEADTRVPTWIVGGDVSKVAELTGLSDAAVAGGFADGDEVTAWLDEGVAPNGMRGRAFTKTSVHGFDLTFAAPKSVSLLRALTSDVNEKVVAEAHLRAVKAAMDYLHEHAGYTRVHNPLTGKKDLQRLPGLAAVAYQHETSRCGDPHLHTHVILPNRQARADGEMVSIDSKSLFHEAKAAGIIYQAVLRHELHAERGVEWVDVDERSGMAEIAGITKACIKAWSRRSTRLREWARNNLVVVEGEPTAQQLQTAQKATRPAKPESQSWAQLREEWRADARGLEMDRAAHTEARRARRAAPRILGGRAALARTAARIDKSAFTRADIVELVGAQIPVDADGDPRAHIDMIVDAVSMRVTAPREAHHREGHELFTVDAVIAEEVRIFDMIDRADPRTRLDVRDADLGDLSPDQARAIRSIAQSPYLVQPLQAPAGAGKTHSLKSLRAAAHRANKGVLVIAPTGKAVDEAMRDQAGDQGLTVAKALKMIEDDQLRIDRSTVMVIDEASMVGTPELKKLLRCAVNGNAKMVLVGDAYQLSPVQARGGMFEQLCGELPWSQRLGEVWRMREPEERDTSLALRSGHGNRLRKAVGWYRNHDRLHTGDPIAMADDAITAYKDARSQGHDAAIICDKWEIADAINLRLHRDNPATERPAVRVARDQDVRAGDIIISRNNDASIAVAPGTGHKRGDRIDQVRNGNRWRVVIVDQEKGQIAAERLTDKARVLFEGDYRTQHVTLGYATTLHAAQGITVGNSTTRGACFTVLSDQASRAMAYVGMTRGKDENHAFIYQPITGESDHEHNALAAGNQIHKMRRGNKYAAAHYFRMILAKDDRPRTMHAEAERTDRTLLPAVVRGLLDRNDERRTNRTAEWRQHSAQARRREAAYQRFVADAEHRREHAAERQQTQDGDCLEL
- a CDS encoding TetR family transcriptional regulator, which encodes MIALSTDLPIQSGSRDAESPPRDPVREATPPQRGALTDRREAILDAALHAAAQGGYDAVQMRTIAKRAGISVGTLYAHFPSKNHLLAHALTRDFQRLATNHDWASGPATPVGRLERLTSVLHRQWQRQPLLTEAMTRIFVVANTCAAGELDHAAAVIERLLATAVCGGPPTAGHHRVAALIADIWLANLRAFIGGRASADATRDRIDRATRLLIDRANSIDIACATS